The genome window TAATGGTGCCGATGCCAAACAATTTGATTATTCTGGTGATTAGCTCGCCATCTTTGTGGTCGCTGATTATCACCTTGCCTTGTTTTCTATTTTGACTGCTCCACCAGCGTCTGTAAGCAAAGCTCATAAAGCTAAGCCTGCCGTGCCAAAAGACGACGACGCAACCATTTTGCGGTAAGAAATTTGGAGTGTAGCTCTTTTTGCAGGTTAGAAAAATGAGCCACATTAAAATATAGATGAAAAAGACGCCCACGTTTAGGGCGATCTTTTCAAGGGTGCTTTTAAATTTGCAGCTCGCCATACAAAACCATTCGTTTTGGGTTTGTGATCTTTACTTTTTGCGTAGTGCCAAGAAGCTCTTCGCTGCCATCAACTTGAACCAAAAAGTTGTTAAAACTTCGCCCAGCAACGCCGCCATTTGCTCTTAGCTCTTCAAAATATACATCAAAAATTTTATATTTTTGTGCCGCCACGATCTCGTCTAAAATTTCATTGTGGCGATTTTGTAGGCGAGTAAGCCTTTCTGAAGCGGTTTTATCATCTATTTGATTTGTGAAAGTAGCTGCCTTTGTAAGAGGGCGAGGCGAATACTTAAAGCTAAAAATTTGCTCAAATCTAACTTGCTCAAGCACGTCCATCGTATCTTCAAATTCGCTCTCGCTCTCGCCTGGGAATGCGACTATGATATCAGTTGAGATGCTTACGTCTGGGCACATCTTTCTAAGTCTTAGCGCGCGGTCTAAAAACCACTCTTTTGTGTATCCGCGCTTCATTTCGCGTAAAACTTTGGTGTTTCCGCTTTGAAGTGGCATATGCATAGACTTGCAAATTTTAGGATTATTGGTGAAAATTTCAAGAAATTTATCATCCATGTGAAGTGGGTGCGGACTGGTAAATCTTATCCTCTCAACGCCATCTATCTCGCTTATCTTTACTAACAGATCACTAAAATCGATATTTTCTTGCGCTCCTGAAAATCTTTTACCGTAGTTATTGACATTTTGTCCTAGTAAAAATATCTCTTTTGCGCCGCTGTTTGCAGCCTTTTCTACCTCTTTTAGTATAAGGCTTGAAGGAATAGAAATTTCATCGCCTCTGGTGTGTGGGACGATGCAATAGGTGCACTTTTTGTCGCAGCCGATCGAGATATTGATGTGGCTTTTGTATGGTGAGCCTCTAAATTCGCCAAATGCGTATTCGCTCTCATCGTGGTTAATGTCGGTTGAGATAAATTTAGGCGTATTTACCGCCTTTGTGATCTTACTGACATTTCTTGCGCCAAGGACAAAATCAACATAAGGTGCGCGCTTAAAAATTTCACTACCCAAATGGCTTGCAGTGCAGCCGCAAACGCCTATTTTTGCCCCTCTTTTTTTGGCTTTTTCAAAGGCTCCGACCTCGCTAAAGAGCTTATGAACTGGCTTTTCACGAACCGAGCAAGTATTTATAAGGATTAAATCAGCTTCTTCGATGTTTTGTGTTAAGGAGTAGTCTTCTTTTTGTGAGAGCTCAGCTATGATATGTTCGCTGTCACGAACATTCATAGCACAGCCTAAAGTTTGGATAAAGAGTTTTTTACTCATTAAAGTATATGCACTTCATACATGTAGTCGCTATCATCAAGTCCGTATTTTACGGTTCTGTGATAGACACTTAGCCCTTTTTCTTCAAAATGCTCGACTAAGGCGATTAGTTGTTTGTGTGTATTTTCTTTATCAAAATAGAAAATTTTCTGACCCTCTTTTTCGACAGCTGCCTCTATTTTTTCTAGTGAAATCGTTTTTGGTTTTGCGTCTAATTCAGCTCTTGCAAGTTTTAGCTCCATTTTTAATCCTTTCAAAATCTTAAATTTTAATCGGTCAATATATCCAAAACATCATAAAAAAAGGATTAAATAAAAGTTAATAATAAGCTTAAAGTTATTAAAAGTATGGCTTATGTATAATTTCAAAACTTCACGAAAAATCCCCGAAATTTATCGTCACAATGGAGAAAAAATGGAAAGAATATCAGACATTATAGAGTCAATTGCAAATGAGAAAAATTTAGAGATAGAAGATGTAAAAGAGCGTGTTATAAGAGCCTTGATAAATACTGCAAAAAGGGTTTATGGAGAAAATTATGAGTATGACGTGAGCATCGATGCTAATAAAAATTTAAAGCTTTATCAAAAAATTTCAATCGTAGCAAACGACGACGAGAGGCTTGAAGAGGACAACGAGCACTTTTTGAGCTTAAAAGAGGCAAAGAAAATAGACAGCGGTGTTGAAATCGGCGATGAGCTAACATACGAGCTAAGCCTTGATAACCTTGGCAGAACCGCAGCCCAAACGCTTCACAAGGAGCTCGAGTATCACATCCAACGCCTAGTTGAAGAGAAAATTTTACAAAAATATAATGAGATGAGCGGTCACATGGTCTTTGGACCAGTTGTAAGGGTCGATAACGACGAAAACACATTTATCGAGATAGACGAGCTTCGTGCCATCTTACCACGTAAAAACCGCATAAAAGGCGAGAAATTTAAAGTAGGCGATGTGGTAAAAGCGGTTATTAGAAAAGTTTTTACAGATAAAAATTTAGGCATAAAGGTCGAACTTTCAAGGACTTCGCCTAAATTTCTTGAAGCGCTACTAACTTCAGAGGTGCCAGAGATAAAAGATGGCGGCATCATCATTCAAGGAAGTGCTAGAATCCCTGGTGAAAGGGCCAAAGTAGCACTCATTTCAACTACTCCAAACATCGATCCAGTCGGCGCAACAGTCGGCACAAAGGGCGTTAGGATAAATGCCGTAAGTAAAGAGCTTCATAATGAAAGCATTGATGCGATCGAATACGCCACCGAACCAGCGATATTTGTCGCTCGTGCGATGGGACCAGCTATCATCACATCAGTAAAGATAGAGGAAAACAAAGCGATTGTTACACTTGCGAGCGAGCAAAAGAGTAAAGCGATCGGCAAAAACGGCATAAATATCCGCCTTGCAAGCATGCTAACTGGCTATGAGATCGAGCTAAATGAACTTGGCTCAAAAACTAGCAGCAGCGGCGAAAATGGCGAAATGGTTAAAGATCTAAAAGCACTCTTTGGTGATAACTAATGAAATTTCAAATAAGAAAAGCGACTGAGGGCGATATAGACGTGATCTGCGAGCTTGTAAGAGAGCTTGCCAGCTATGAGAATTTGAGTGACCAAGTCACTTTTACAAATGAAATTTTCGCAGACTCTATATTTAATAAAAATTACGCAAAAGCTCTTATCTGCGAAAGCGAGGGCAGGGCTATTGGCTATGCTATCTATTTTTACACATTTTCTACATTTTTGGGGCTTGGCGGGATCTATCTTGAAGATATCTATGTCAAAAAAGAGTTTAGAAATCAAGGCATCGGCAAGACATTTTTTAAATTTTTAGCTCAAATTTGCAAGGATGAAAATTTAAAAAGGCTTGAGTGGTGCTGCCTAAACTGGAATGAGCCAAGCATTAAATTTTATGAAAGCTTGGGTGCTAAAAATCAATCTCTTGAGTGGAGAAACTACCGCTTGGACGGTGAAAATTTAGAAAAACTTTTAAATTTATAGTTCGTTTTTAAATAAAAAGCTCAAATTTACTCTTAAATTTGAGCTTGTGAGCGATTAAAATTTATATGTATATCCCAAATAAAGACCTACATTTGTCTCTTTTATTTTTGCATTATCATATTTTGCTATAGAGCTATATTTTGTTCTATCTGCTTTTAGACCAAACTCAACTGCATTGTTTTTATTAATAGAGTATTCTGTACCAATTCTTGCACCTAGTATCCAGCCATTTGTATTAGCTTTTTCCGAGCCATCATGAGTGTCAAATACATCCATTTTGAGCTTTGAGTAGCCAGTGTAGCCACCAAGAACTAGTTTTATGTCCTTTGTTAACTCTGGTGTATAGTCTGCGCCTACTATAAATTTATGTGTTTTCCATTTTACTACTGTGCCATCTTCGTCACCAAGTGACTTTTTGGCTTGAAAGTCGTAAATATAAGCTCCATAAACTCTAGCTACGTCAAAGTCGTAACCAGCTTTTAGACCAAGACCTGGTTGAGCTTTTTTGACTTTAGTTGTGTCATTGTCGCTTTTTGCTGTTAATTTTGAATTAAAAGAGTAAATCTCCTTCGATTCCAATAAACGCTCCTTGTGCTAAAGCAGTGACACTAGCCAGGCTTAAGCCTAAAGCAACTTTTAAAACTACATTTTTCATTTTTGCTCCTTATTTTAAAAATGTTTGGCTGGTATTCTAAATTTTATTGGATTAAATAAAGTTTAAATATTCAATTAAATATATAAAAAACATAAAATAATTCAATTGTTTTCTTATCAGAATAAAATTTATAAAATCACTCAAAAAAAGGAGTGTAAAGTGGCTAAGATGACAAAACGTGATATGGCTTATCATTTAGACGTTGATGTCGCAACGCTTTACAACTGGCGAAAACACAAGCCAAACCTTTATCGTATTGTGATGCTTGGATTTAAATTTGATGAGCTTATCGAGCAGAGTAAAAAGACTTGCAACGAGCTTTGCGAATATGAAAATTTAATCAATCAAGACATAGAAAAATTTAGTAAATAATCGTTTAAAAATCGTAATCTCTTTTATAATAGCAATAGTTAGAAAATTCAAAATTTCTAAGATATTTTTAGCTAGATATTTTAAGTGAAGAAATTTGAGCTCAAAGCAAGCGCTTCAAGCTCAGTTAAATTTACTCGTTTAGGATAGATAGAAGCTCTTTGTTATCTTTTGTTTTTAGCATTTTTGCGTATAAGAATTTAAGCGCTTCGACATCGTCCATTGTAGCGATCGCAGAGCGAATAGCCCAAATTTTTTGAAGCTCATCAGGCTTTTGAAGTAGCTCTTCTTTTCTTGTGCCTGATTTTAGAACGTTGATAGCTGGGTAAATTCTACGGTCTGAAATGTTGCGATCAAGTACGATCTCGCTGTTACCAGTGCCTTTAAACTCTTCAAATATCACTTCATCCATGCGTGAGCCAGTGTCGATTAGAGCGGTTGCTATGATGGTTAGAGAGCCGCCATGCTCGATATTTCTAGCTGCACCAAAGAAGCGTTTTGGCTTATGAAGTGCGTTTGCGTCTACACCGCCTGTTAGTACCTTGCCGCTTGGTGGGGTCACTGTGTTGTAGGCACGTGCTAGACGGGTTATGCTATCAAGCAATATAATGACGTCTTTGCCCATCTCAACTAGACGTTTTGCCTTTTCGATGACTAGCTCTGCCACGCGGACGTGATTAAGCGCTGGCAGGTCAAATGTCGAGCTAAATACCTCACCCTTTACGCAGCGCTGCATGTCTGTAACTTCTTCTGGTCTCTCATCGACTAGAAGTACCATGAGCTGGGCTTCTGGGTGATTTTTAGCGATGCCATGAGCTAGCTCTTTCATAAGCTCAGTTTTACCGCTTCTTGGAGGTGCGACTATGAGGCCACGCTGACCCTTACCAATAGGTGTAAAAAGATCAAGAACACGGCCTGTTAGTTTCATTGGATCGTATTCTAAATTTAGCTTTTCGGTTGGGAAAAGTGGGGTTAGGTTGTCAAAAAGTGGCCTCTCTTTCGCATCCGCTAGAGGCATATAGTTTACCGCCTCGATCTTTAAAAGGGCGTAGTATTTTTCTTGATCTTTTGGCTCTCTAACTTGTCCTGTGATGATGTCGCCCACACGAAGTGCAAATTTACGAATTTGTGAGTTTGAAACGTAGGCGTCGTTTGAGCTGTCGCTTAAATTTGCATCAACAGCCCTTAAAAAGCCGTAGCCTTCGTTTGTGATCTCTAAAATTCCAGTAAAAAGTATAAAGCCGCCTTGTTTTGTTTGGGTTTTTAGGATCTCAAATATCAAATCTTGTCTGCGAAATTCGCGTGGATTTTCGACACCAACGCTGTTTGCGATCTGCACTAGCTCATCTAGGCTAAGTGTTCTTAGCTCTTCGATCTTGTGTCCGTCTACTGGTACATGAGTTCTTGATGTTTGATGTTTTTTTGTAGTTTTTGTGCTTTGAGTAGCACCTTGCTCGGTTTGGTTATTTTCCATATTTCCTCTTTAAATGTGGGGATAATTTTGCAGAATTTCTAGGTTTCAAAAAGAAGTTTTTGAAAGTTTTGGCATTTTATAAAAATAAAACTTTGTTGTCAAGAAATGGTATAAAATAAAATTTTTGCTCAAAAATGGTTGATTTGCTATAATCTCGCCATTTTATAACGATAATAAAAGAAGAAATTTATGCCTATTTTTGCAGTTTGCCTACCATAAATTTATATGGTGCGTAATAGGCATGTGATGCAACAATATTGGTAAAAATTTTAGATAAAAGAAAGTAAAAATGCCACAAAGTAGATGTGCTCATTGTAGATTAAAATTTGATGAAAGCGTGATGATCTCAAATGAAAGCGGACTTAAATTTTGCTGTGTTGGATGCAAAGGCGTTTATGAAATTTTAAATGAAAATGGGCTTAGCGAGTTTTATGAACGTCTTGGTAAAAATACACTTACACCGGCGAGCAACGGTGCAAATATCAAAAATTTAGCGGCAAATTTTAGCGAGCTTGTGACAAAAGAGGGCGACTTTAGTCAAATTTCATTTTTAATTGATGGTATCACTTGCTCAGCTTGCATCTGGCTACTTGAAAAGGCACTTTTTAGCTTGTCTGGAGTCTTGGAGGTAAATATCAACTCGCTTAATCAAAAAGCGGTCATTGTTTTTGATGAGCAGGAGCTTTTGGTAGAGCAGATAATTGAAGAAATTTATGCCGTTGGCTATGTTCCAAAGCCCTATGCTACGAGTTCGAAAGAAGACGAATTAGCCAAGAAAAGAAGAAATTTTTACACAAAAGCACTAGTTGGTATCTTTGCTACGATGAACATTATGTGGCTGGCCATTGCTCAGTATAGTGGGTATTTTAGTGGCATAAGAGGCGACATAAAAGATATTTTAAGCTTTGCGCAGTTTGTATTAGCAACGCCTGTGCTTTTTTATACTGGTAGCGAGTTTTTCAAAGGGGCAAAGATAGCCATAAAAAATGCTTCGCCAAATATGGATTTGCTCGTTATCACGGGGGCTAGCATAACCTATATCTACTCCATTTTTGCGATGTTTACGAGGAGTGGCGAGAGCTATTTTGACTCGGTTGCGATGATCATCACCTTTGTTTTTATCGGTAAATTTTTAGAAATTTTGGGTAAGAAAAAGGCGCTTGAGACTTCAAATTTCTTAAATGATATGCTGCTTGCAAAAGTGTGTATTTTAGAGGATGGCAAGGATATTTTAAAAGAGCCAAGAGATGTAAATTTGGGCGAAAAGATCGTGCTTAGATCTGGCGAGAGGGCGCTACTTGATGGAGTGGTGCTTAGTGGCGAGGCAAGCGTGGATAGCTCAAGTCTAACGGGAGAGAGCCTGCCTGTGACCTTGGGAGTGGGGCAAGAGGTGAAAAGTGGTGTCATTTGTCAAAATGGACAAATCATCTACGAAGCAAAGGAAATTTTTAAAAATTCTTATCTAAATCAGCTTATAAATTTACTCCAAACTGCAGAGCTAAAAAAACCAAATATCGAGCTAGTGGTCAATAAAATCGCTTCTAAATTTTCTCTTAGCGTGCTAACTTTGGCATTTTTTACATTTTGGTTTTGGTACTTTAAATTTGGCTTTTCAGAAGCTATCGTCACGGCTGTTAGCGTCATCGTGATCGCTTGCCCTTGTGCGCTTGCCCTTGCCACGCCAGTTAGTAGCGTCTGTGCCCTTGGTGTGGCTTTTAAAAATAGAGTGCTTTTTAAGGAGGCTAAATTTTTTGAAAGCCTTGCAAAGTGCGATGTAGCAGTATTTGATAAGACTGGCACGCTTACAAAGGCAGAATTTGAGGTTAGTGATTTTTTCATAAAAGAGAGCATAAGCTTAGATGAAATTTATTCGCTAGCTCTTATATCAAATCATCAAATAAGCGTGGCAGTGGCTAAATTTCTAAAGCAAAAAGGCGCAAGAAAATTAGAGCTTAAAAATACAAATTTAAGCGTGGCAAAGGGTGTTGAGGCTGAAATTTCGGGTAAAAAATTTTATGCAGGAAGCAAGCGATTTTTAGTTGAAAATGGTATTAGCTTTGATGAAGCTGAAGAAAATGTGAGCTTTTTTGTGGGGCTTAATGGTGAGTTAGTGGCGAAATTTTACCTAAAAGATAGCATAAAACCTGAAGCAAAGGCCTTGATAGACGAGCTAAAGAGCGCTGGCATGAAAGTGTGTATCTTAAGTGGAGATGTGCAAAAAGTGGTAAAAAATGTAGCAGATGAGCTTGGCGTGAGTGAGTTTAGAGCAGAGATGTTGCCTGAAACGAAAGCTAAATTTATAAGCAAACTAAAAGAGCAGGGCAAAAAGGTGCTAATGGTAGGAGATGGCATAAACGACGCAGCAGCGCTTAGCCTTGCTCATGTTGCCATTTGTATGGGAAGCGGGGCGGCAATAAGCTTAGAAAGAAGCGATGTAGTGCTACTTGATGATAGTTTAAAAAGTCTAGCGAAGGCCGTAAAAATCTCGAAATTTACTTACAAAACGATAAAGCAAAATTTGCTCTTTTGCCTTCTTTATAATGTTCTTGCTCTGCCATTTGCCGTATGTGGCTACGTCATTCCGCTATTTGCTGCGCTTTTTATGTCGCTTAGCTCGCTAAGTGTTATCTTAAACTCGCTTTATATTGTTAGAAAATTTAAGGAAAAATAATGGATAGCGCGACACTTGCGATGCTGGTTTTTATCTCGGTTTTGATGGGAGCATTTTTGCTTTTTGGCGTGCTTTGGGGGATAAAAAATAAGCAATTTGAGGACTACCGAAAATTTTTAGACGGAGCAAACTTGGACGATGAAGAGGCACTAAATGAAGCTTATGAGTTAGAGCTTCGCAAAAAAGAAGCGCTAAAAAAGAGGCTAGAGGCTAGCAGTAAAGATAAGGCTAACTTTCGATAGTTGGCTCACCAAAAAGCCTATTGGCCTCTTTTAGAGCCCCTTGTTCTCTTTGCCTTTGAAGCTCTTCTGGCGTTTTTGGCTCTTTATTTAGCATCAAAGAAAAGTTATTTTTCTCGTTTTGTAGCTCGCTTTTTATCTCGATTTTTGACTCATTTTTAGTTTCAACGTTATTTGCATTTAGTCTTAAAATTTCCTCATCAAGCTCGTCTAGTTCGCTTTTTTCATTATTTTCTAAAGAGGCTTTAGGCGTCTTAGTTTGTACTTTTTGCTCATCACTCTTTGCATTTACTATCTTCGCATTTTGTCCAAAAAGCGTACGCAATATCTCGTTTAAGATTTTCCAATTTTTCTTAAAATATTCAAGATTTTCATCTTTTGCATTTACTATCAGTCCAAGCTCATTGTTATTAAAAAAGCTAAATTCTACGAATTCTTTAAAAAACTCGCCAAGATCGTAATTTCTATCATAAATTTTTGTTAAGAAGAGTTCGTATGGACCTTGCATCTTAGCAGGAGCTACTTGGCTTTTTTGAGTGCTGGCTTCTATGATTTGAGTGGAATTTTCGCTATTTTTTGAGATCACTTCATTTATAGCGTCATCGATATCTTGTAAATTTAGCGCTTCTATCATCATAAAAAGCATTAGCATTAGCACAAAGCCATTGTCGCTACTTACATTTAGCATACCTTTAGCTTGTGCCAAAATCCTAAAAAATCTTTCATAAACAAGTAGAGAAATTTTTGAGTCGTTTTCTATAAATTTTTGCTTTAAATTTGCCAAAATTTCATCTATTATCATCTCTGGATCGTAGCTTTCAAGTTCGCTTACAAGCACTCTAATGGCATTTTTATCATGATTTAAAACATGAGTTATTATCTCTTCGATCTTTTCTGGATCAAGAAGTCCTAACATCGATGCTACGCCATTTGCCGTGACATTATTTGCACCGTAAATGATAGCTTGATCAAGAAGCGTCAAAGTATCTCTTAGCGACCCTCCGCCACTTCTTGCTAAAATTTCAAGTGCCTCTTTTTCGTAGCTAATGCCTTCTTTGCTTAAAATAAACTCAAGATGTTTAATGATGCTGTATCTGCTTATTTGCTTAAACCTAAAATGCTGTGTTCTTGAAAGCACCGTTGTTGGGAGTTTTAATGGATCAGTCGTCGCTAGGATAAATTTTACATAGCTTGGTGGCTCTTCAAGTGTTTTTAAAAGAGCGTTAAATGCCTCTTTGGTTAACATATGCACTTCATCGATTATAAAAATTTTATATCTTGCCATTGCTGGAGCATATTTTGTTTGCTCGATCAGCTCTCTTATATCGTCTATCTTTCTGTGGCTGGCCGCGTCCATCTCTATGATGTCCATGTGTCTTGACTCGTTAGCCATGATGCATTGTGGACATACTTCACATGGTTTTGAAGTTGGGCCTTTTTCACACACTAAAGCTTTTGAAAATATCCTAGCACTTGAAGTCTTTCCACTTCCTCTAAGTCCGGAAAATAGATATGCATGGCTGATGCGACCTTCATCAAGTGCGTGTATCAGACTTTTACTAACGGCTTCTTGACCGATAAGTTCGTCAAAATTTTTAGGGCGATATTTTAAAGCTAGTGCTTGCAACTGCTTTCCTTTTGCAATTTTTTATTTGCCGATTTTATAAAAAAAGGTATAAATTTATGATTATTTATATCTTTAAATTGGGTTAAAATTTTTATGTTTTTAGGTTGCATTTAGTTAAATTTTAGATAATTGGTAATTTAAAAAGGATGAAAATGTCTACATTTTGGAGTGGATTTTTTACTAGTTTATCTTTGATATTGGCTATTGGTGCGCAAAACGCATTTGTTTTAAAACAAGGAATAAAAAAAGAGTACATTTTTGTAGTTTGCTTGATATGTGCATTATCCGATGCCTTGCTTATATTTGCTGGTGTTTTTGGCATTGGACAAGTGATACAAAAATTTACTTTTATAAAACAAGTCGCCATATATGGTGGTTTTGCTTTTTTGTTTGTATATGGTTTTAAAAGTTTGTATAGTGCTTTTAAAAACCCTAAAAGCCTAATCCCAAACACAAACTATGAACATAAATTTGGCAAAATAGTACTTTTAACGCTTGCATTTACTTGGCTAAATCCACATGTATATCTTGATACGATGCTTCTAATAGGATCGGTTTCAATAAAATTTGGTGGTGAAAACATAATTTTTGGCATCGGTGCTAGTCTCGCATCATTAGTCTTTTTCTTTTCTTTGGGATACGGCACTAGAGTCTTAGCACCAATTTTTGCCAAAGAAATTTCATGGAAAATTTTAGAAATTTTTGTTGGAATTGTTATGCTGGTGATAGCTTTTAGTTTGCTATTTGCCAAAGTATAAGGATAAAATACATAAAATTTTATGTTAAATATTTTGTATTTTTGTATGAATTGTGTTTGGTATGAAAAGCCTTGGCATGTGTGCCAAGGCAAAATTTTATATTAGCAAGAGAAGCAAGTTTTAAACTCATAAGCGGTTGGGCGCGCTTCGTAAGGCCAAACTTGAGTTTCAAATTTGAAGTGTTGATAGGTATCTATGAAAAGATCGGTCATTATTGGTTTTAAGTATTCGTTGTCGCGAATTAGTGCTTCAAGGCTGCCACGAAGTGTGTGTGGAAGCTGCTCTATGCCACGCTCTCTGATCTCATCAAGATGAAGTTTAAATAAATTTTCATCCATCGGACCAACTGGCTCATATTTGTGCTTAACGCCGTCAAGTCCTGCCATTAGCATCGCTGAAAAGGCTAGATAAGGGTTTGCTGTGCTATCTGGAAATCTCATCTCAGCCCTAACTGACTTCTCGCCAGCGCCGTAAGGTATGCGGATGCTCGCTGAGCGGTTTTGGCTAGAGTATGTTAGGATAGACGGTGCTTCAAAGCCAGGGATTAGGCGTTTATAGCTGTTTGTGCTTGGGTTAGTAAAGGCTGCAACGCTTCTTGCGTGTTTTAAAACACCACCAATATAGTATCTTGCAAAATCACTTAAATTTGCGTAGTTGCCCTCTTTATAGAATAAATTTTTACCATCTTTCCAGACTGATTGATGAACGTGCATGCCGCTTCCGTTGTCGCCATAAAGTGGTTTTG of Campylobacter concisus contains these proteins:
- a CDS encoding LysE/ArgO family amino acid transporter; translation: MSTFWSGFFTSLSLILAIGAQNAFVLKQGIKKEYIFVVCLICALSDALLIFAGVFGIGQVIQKFTFIKQVAIYGGFAFLFVYGFKSLYSAFKNPKSLIPNTNYEHKFGKIVLLTLAFTWLNPHVYLDTMLLIGSVSIKFGGENIIFGIGASLASLVFFFSLGYGTRVLAPIFAKEISWKILEIFVGIVMLVIAFSLLFAKV